CTCTTCGAGCTTCAGCGTGACTTCCGCTTCGATATATGCTGTGCCGTCACGGTAGATCTGCCGCTCCAGCTTCACAAGACTGACGTGACCCTCAAAGGTGCGGTCAGGAAATGCGTTGAGATACACAGTGACATCCTGACCTTCCTTCACCTGCTCGATGTTGGCTTCGTCGATGCGTGCACGCACGATCATGGATTTCAGGTCGGCGATCTGCATGAGCACCGATCCCTGATTGTTGAATGTACCAAGCACCTGCTCGCCGACTTCCGTGTTGATTCGAACAACGGTGCCATCGATTGGGCTGGTGATCACCGCGTTTGCAAGGTCGCGCTTGCGTTCTGCGATATCCGCCTTTGCACCATCGATCGACGACTTGATCTGCTCGATTGTTGCAAGTGCCTGGTCGTATCGCGCCTGCGCGTTATCGACATCTGTGCCGGGCACATCCTTTGTTTCGTAAAGATCAAGCGTTGTGTCAAGCACAGACTTTGCGAGTGTCAGCGATGCTTCTGCGCCGGCAAGACTTGCTTCCTGACCGCGCAATCTGCTCTCGGCTGCATCGAGACGTGCCTGCAGATCCTCGGCATCAAGGCGCGCGAGCACATCGCCTGCCTTCACGTCGTCGCCCTCCTTGAATGGGAGTGCGAGCACCTTTGCCGAGACCTGCGCACCGATGTTGACCTTCACGTCCGGCTCAATCGTTCCGGGCGCTGAAACCATGCGAACAAGATCACCTCGTTCTGCATCCTCAACAATGACTCGCGTCGGCTCCTTTTCCTTTTGGAACTTCTTCGCAATGCCTTCCGGGCCCCCCTGACTGATCACAAACGCAATACCGCCACCAACAAACAGCAGGCACACAACCGCGATACCAATGAGCCATTTGAGCACGTTTCTTTCCTTCCGAGCGAGAGTCAGGGGCGCTCATTCGAGAGCGAAGCAAAGGCAGCTTCTCCATTGTCATGGTATATCAAGTCCGCTGAGTCACGGGTCCGGTTCATACCGGCAAAGGGATCAATAGGTTTTTCTGGTTGGATATTTCTTGGAAATACCGGTCCAGCAGTGGATTGTTCCCAGATTCTGGGACTCACTTCGATGGCATATAGCTCACCGGATCCGGCATGACAATGACACGAACATTGCCTTCATTCGTCGTTGCCTGGATCGCATTTCTGCCTTGCGCGATGATACCAGACCAGCGTCCCTTGCTCGCGGTGACCCGTGAAACAGGTGAGCTTGCGGCACGCACTTCGGCGTTCCCATCAAGCGAAGTCAGTTCGATCGCACCGGTGGAGCCGGGAGGCATGGCAAGATGGATGTTGCCATCGGTGGTAATGAGTCTGACGGACTCGACGAGTTCGTCAGCAGCTCGTACGTCGATACTGCCACCGGGTGTTGAAGACGTGCCCACTTCAATATCAACCGCACCGGTTGCTCCAACTGCCTGGACCCTTCCCGCACTTGTACGCACCTGAATATCAACAAGTGCAGGCACCCAGACATCAATGTCCGCAGCAACAAGATTCTCGTACCCCGGCTCGGCAACTGCCACGATCTGTAGCACAAGTCCCTGGCTGGTCGACGAATGCGCAGACATTGTGACCAGCGATTCAGGATCACTCCTGCCGATATCACCGGTCGCACGTGGTCGAACATTCACCACTGGTCGCGTGATGTCACGGCTGGTTCTGACTCGAACGTCGCCAGCAACATTGTCCACCCGAACGGAGATCGGTCCAGCAGCTTCCTCGCCCTCAATCGGGACAATCTTGGACTCCTGCCACGAGGGCATGGTGCTGCACCCAGTCAGAGCAATCGCTGCGACCAGACTAGCAGCCACAATACCAAATCCGGCTGAACCAGAGGCAAATCGGCGAAATGACTGATTGAAGAAAGGAAGCGTCTGACGGCTCATGGATCTGTTTCCTCGTTCCTGTTGGGTCCACGAAGGAGAAGCTGGGATTACGTCCGAGCCTTGTATCGGTTCGGCTGGCCGAAGTTGGCCTCGATTTGGGAACGAATCTCATCGGATTCCCTGTCCAACTCCGCACATAACCCCAAGCCCAAGCGTACACTCTCCAAACGTGCCGGGCAGTGTTCGTCCGGCCGATTTCAACAATGTGAGCCCGTGCAGCAACTACATCGGTGATCCCGATGCAGCAGTCGCTGGTCATGAAGCTCAGCAATGGTGGCCAGTATTATCCAGCCTGCTGGAACTGCTGGCACAGACGATTCTGAACGATCCGGACAATCGCCCGGCGATGACACGACGCTGGGAGCGCAGATGACCGGTGGCCACGAAATCGTGTCATGGTCGATCCACA
Above is a genomic segment from Phycisphaeraceae bacterium containing:
- a CDS encoding efflux RND transporter periplasmic adaptor subunit; the protein is MLKWLIGIAVVCLLFVGGGIAFVISQGGPEGIAKKFQKEKEPTRVIVEDAERGDLVRMVSAPGTIEPDVKVNIGAQVSAKVLALPFKEGDDVKAGDVLARLDAEDLQARLDAAESRLRGQEASLAGAEASLTLAKSVLDTTLDLYETKDVPGTDVDNAQARYDQALATIEQIKSSIDGAKADIAERKRDLANAVITSPIDGTVVRINTEVGEQVLGTFNNQGSVLMQIADLKSMIVRARIDEANIEQVKEGQDVTVYLNAFPDRTFEGHVSLVKLERQIYRDGTAYIEAEVTLKLEEGDRFPTGLAANADIHAETLFDVIKVQTQSVLDVRIDELPEDVLKNATHIDRTRTFTHAVFVMENGKAKRRPVVIGASDLTHTVIKAGLEQGDRVVVGPYKALLNLKHDEDIRERGVEDEKSPADDQPSELAANGNTESTPK